A part of Candidatus Nezhaarchaeota archaeon genomic DNA contains:
- a CDS encoding isopentenyl phosphate kinase, with the protein MSLSVIKLGGSAITVKKKPFTARRRIISHLCDQIVRHVNEGGKVVIVHGGGSFGHPMAIRYRLNEGLSCEEGYTGVFLTRLAMRRLNRIVAEEYLKLGGRPYTIEPSSSSILEYGALKNFFLDGVKAALSNGFTPILHGDVVLDLSERRVSILSGDVIASTLAIELKADKLIYVLDVSGIYTKDPKENPDARPLRWLSEESIKKVSIGGAVDATGGLLRKIKEAFKASRGGVKFICFLGWRGDNLFRALRGLRFKGTILGRV; encoded by the coding sequence TTACCGTCAAGAAGAAGCCGTTCACAGCAAGGAGGAGAATTATCAGCCATCTTTGCGATCAGATTGTAAGGCATGTCAATGAGGGGGGTAAAGTAGTGATAGTGCATGGAGGGGGTTCTTTTGGTCATCCAATGGCTATTAGATATAGGTTAAATGAGGGGTTGAGCTGTGAAGAAGGCTACACAGGTGTATTCCTGACAAGGTTAGCTATGAGGAGGCTTAACAGAATAGTTGCAGAAGAGTACTTAAAGCTTGGAGGAAGACCGTACACGATAGAACCTTCATCATCATCCATATTAGAATACGGTGCCTTAAAGAACTTCTTCCTTGATGGCGTTAAGGCAGCGTTAAGTAATGGTTTTACACCAATTCTGCATGGTGATGTCGTTTTAGATTTAAGCGAGAGGAGAGTATCTATTTTATCAGGCGATGTCATAGCCTCAACTTTAGCCATAGAACTCAAGGCTGATAAACTAATATATGTGCTTGATGTCTCTGGGATATACACAAAAGATCCGAAAGAAAACCCTGACGCAAGGCCGCTAAGGTGGCTAAGTGAAGAGTCTATTAAGAAAGTAAGCATAGGTGGTGCGGTGGATGCCACAGGTGGTCTTCTAAGGAAGATTAAAGAGGCTTTTAAGGCCAGTAGAGGTGGTGTTAAATTCATTTGCTTCCTAGGCTGGCGTGGAGACAACCTTTTTAGGGCATTAAGAGGGTTGAGGTTTAAAGGCACCATACTAGGGAGGGTCTAA